A section of the Malaclemys terrapin pileata isolate rMalTer1 chromosome 15, rMalTer1.hap1, whole genome shotgun sequence genome encodes:
- the THY1 gene encoding thy-1 membrane glycoprotein — protein sequence MNPTISIAVILTVLQVAHCQKIKELSACLLGQNLRVDCRYENKTSNFLTYDFSVLKENRKRVIQSNLNVPENSLKTRSNITLSKDLACLQLFDFTTADEGIYICELKITGDYTGNQIRNITVIKDKLEKCAGISLLIQNTSWLLLLLLSLPLLQAVDFVSL from the exons TGCTGCAGGTTGCCCATTGCcagaagatcaaggagctgagcgCCTGCTTGCTGGGTCAGAACCTGCGCGTGGACTGCCGCTACGAAAACAAGACCAGCAACTTCCTGACGTACGATTTCAGCGTGCTCAAGGAAAACAGGAAGCGGGTGATCCAGAGCAACCTGAACGTCCCTGAGAACAGCCTCAAGACCCGATCCAACATCACCCTGTCCAAGGACCTGGCGTGCCTGCAGCTGTTCGACTTCACCACCGCAGACGAGGGCATCTACATCTGCGAGCTGAAGATCACCGGTGACTACACCGGCAACCAGATAAGGAACATCACCGTCATCAaag acaagctggagaaatgtgctGGCATCAGCCTCTTGATTCAGAACACTTCCTGgttgctgctcctgctcctgtccctgccGCTCCTGCAAGCTGTGGACTTCGTGTCCCTGTGA